From Desulfobacterales bacterium, the proteins below share one genomic window:
- a CDS encoding acyl-CoA dehydratase activase, whose product MENSTGTTIHVLGICLGASTVSLVHIKGSESGSSLSNLADAGAIEVIDYALYPHGGNPRDTLYNALKQIDLTRFDRVVATGRRFRHFVDLTSISEPEAVEYAYQFVKPPDVDSPAIVSAGGETFMVYALNRHGRISNVMTGNKCASGTGEFFIQQLRRMDVTLKDAERWSATTEPYAVSGRCSVFCKSDCTHAINKGIPKARVTAGLCRMMGNKILELLKKVARQNIMIVGGTSQNRMMIEYLRKEIPGLIVPDEAPYFEALGTALWGLSHETKSCPDLDHLFHAHAASIDTLPPLSDFKDQVTFKSMKKETIRAGDVCILGLDVGSTTTKAVLLRKSDNAMLASIYRLTEGDPVGASRKCYASILAEIQPVVDPSEISIIGLGICGSGRQIAGLHALTDGIINEIIAHAAAAVHFDPEVDTLFEIGGQDAKYTYITAGVPSDYAMNEACSAGTGSFLEESAHETLGVKVDEIADVAMKGEKPPNFNDQCAAFIASDIKTAIHEGIDHNDIVAGLVYSICMNYTNRVKGNRPVGEKVFMQGGVCYNYAVPLAMASLSGKPIIVPPEPGLMGAYGVAIEIKKRIDMGLMDTGAYDLKTLSDREVKYRQSITCKGGKEKCDRGCEINVIEINGKKYPFGGACNRYYNLRFNLSYDVTKLDLIRTREQLIFGKYGGTGMPKEAESFKGRVGINKSFLVNTYYPLYATFFENIGYQPVLSPDATHEGIDQRNAAFCYPAELAHGFFDALLNVDPPVDFLFLPHVKGIPVENGYPISQVCPFVQGEPFYLQTTFKRRLDELRKRGTQSLNPYIDMTEGLDKAKTALIDMADQMGVDRLTAETAFRKAIEMQQRCFSEMKELGKAALSELEADPERVGVVIFSRPYNGMVEEAHMGIPHKLASRGVQVIPMDFLPIKEQPVKDHMYWGMGQLILKAAHYVKRHDQLFGTYITNFSCGPDSFVIGYFRSIMGRKPSLTLELDSHTADAGIETRIEAFLDIVAQYRQLISRKQLPKKTESFTPAQTFMQKGTPKVKSSSGEVLPMTDPRVTFLIPSMGRISTEAISAVFREAGYHVAPHPPSDEAVLKLGRANTSCKECLPLILTTGTLLNYIHTQKHPDEVLVYFMPSASGPCRFGQYNVFMRELIERLGIPNVAIFTLTSDNTYFGMGNGFNYYKAWWAILISDLMEDVRSMILANAGDRSGAMEIFNEEWRSILNSLEKGNFDDLTRQLDRSMTRFSSIDLIRPAEEVPVILLTGEIFVRRDALSRQYLTERLAENGFAVICSPVSEWIRYSDYMIKVDGEWHAMSFWDKLRFYLREKFMDRYEKRLLSVVSKSGLLSARPSHLETVIDNAQPFISKKLGGEAILTVGSAITEIASEVCGVIAIGPFGCMPNRLSESILNEVMHRDVKIEAAAGNGRMRTVLSDFEDLPFLAIESDGSPFPQLINAKIEAFCQQAERLHRRMMAS is encoded by the coding sequence ATGGAGAATAGCACTGGCACGACCATTCATGTATTAGGCATCTGTCTGGGGGCATCAACCGTATCCCTGGTACACATCAAAGGATCTGAGAGCGGCTCATCGTTAAGTAATCTGGCGGATGCGGGCGCTATTGAAGTCATCGATTACGCGCTTTATCCCCATGGCGGCAATCCAAGGGATACCCTGTACAATGCCCTGAAACAGATCGATCTAACCCGTTTTGATCGAGTCGTGGCCACCGGGCGGCGATTCCGCCATTTCGTGGATCTGACCTCCATATCCGAGCCCGAGGCGGTAGAGTATGCCTATCAATTCGTCAAGCCGCCGGATGTGGACTCCCCGGCCATTGTCTCCGCCGGGGGCGAGACGTTTATGGTCTATGCTTTAAACCGGCACGGCCGGATTTCCAATGTTATGACCGGCAATAAATGCGCGTCCGGCACCGGCGAATTTTTCATACAGCAGCTGCGGCGGATGGATGTAACCCTTAAAGATGCCGAACGCTGGTCGGCCACCACGGAACCGTACGCTGTCTCCGGCCGCTGCTCGGTCTTCTGCAAATCCGACTGTACGCACGCCATTAACAAAGGCATTCCCAAAGCCCGGGTGACCGCCGGGCTCTGCCGTATGATGGGCAATAAGATCCTTGAGCTCCTCAAAAAAGTGGCGCGTCAAAACATCATGATCGTTGGCGGCACCAGCCAGAACCGGATGATGATCGAATATCTCAGAAAAGAAATCCCCGGCCTGATCGTCCCGGATGAGGCCCCTTATTTCGAGGCCCTGGGTACCGCTTTATGGGGGCTTAGCCATGAGACCAAATCATGCCCGGATCTTGATCATCTCTTCCACGCCCACGCCGCATCTATTGATACGCTGCCGCCGCTTTCGGATTTTAAAGATCAGGTGACTTTTAAATCCATGAAAAAGGAGACGATAAGGGCAGGGGATGTCTGCATCCTGGGTCTGGACGTGGGCTCGACCACTACAAAGGCCGTGCTGTTAAGAAAATCCGACAATGCCATGCTGGCCTCCATTTACCGGTTAACCGAAGGCGATCCAGTGGGGGCCTCCAGAAAATGCTATGCCAGCATTCTGGCGGAGATTCAGCCAGTTGTGGACCCCTCGGAAATTTCCATTATCGGACTTGGCATTTGCGGCTCCGGCCGTCAGATTGCGGGGCTCCATGCCCTAACCGACGGCATTATCAATGAAATAATTGCCCATGCCGCAGCAGCCGTCCATTTTGATCCGGAGGTGGATACCCTTTTTGAAATCGGCGGCCAGGACGCCAAATACACCTATATCACCGCCGGCGTGCCCTCCGACTACGCCATGAACGAGGCCTGCTCCGCAGGCACCGGCTCGTTTCTCGAGGAGTCGGCCCATGAGACCCTCGGGGTTAAGGTGGATGAAATCGCTGATGTGGCCATGAAAGGCGAAAAACCGCCGAACTTTAATGACCAGTGCGCGGCCTTTATCGCCTCGGATATAAAGACCGCCATTCATGAAGGCATTGACCACAATGATATTGTGGCGGGCCTGGTCTACTCCATCTGCATGAATTACACCAACCGGGTAAAGGGAAACCGGCCGGTTGGCGAGAAGGTCTTTATGCAGGGCGGGGTCTGCTACAACTATGCCGTGCCCCTGGCCATGGCCTCCCTTTCCGGAAAACCGATCATTGTACCGCCGGAGCCCGGGCTCATGGGGGCTTACGGGGTGGCCATAGAAATCAAGAAGCGGATCGATATGGGATTGATGGACACCGGCGCCTATGACCTTAAGACCCTGTCAGATCGCGAAGTCAAATACCGTCAATCTATTACCTGCAAAGGCGGAAAGGAAAAATGCGACCGCGGATGTGAAATCAACGTGATCGAGATTAACGGCAAGAAATACCCATTCGGCGGGGCTTGCAACCGGTATTACAATTTACGGTTCAACCTGTCCTACGATGTGACAAAGCTGGATCTCATCCGGACCCGCGAACAACTGATATTTGGTAAATACGGCGGCACCGGCATGCCGAAAGAGGCAGAGTCCTTCAAAGGACGGGTAGGGATCAACAAGAGCTTTCTGGTGAACACCTATTACCCGCTGTATGCCACGTTTTTTGAAAATATCGGGTATCAGCCGGTGCTTTCCCCGGATGCCACCCATGAAGGCATTGACCAGCGGAATGCGGCCTTCTGCTATCCGGCTGAGCTTGCGCACGGGTTCTTTGATGCCCTCCTGAATGTCGATCCGCCGGTGGACTTTCTGTTTCTGCCCCATGTCAAAGGTATTCCGGTTGAAAACGGGTATCCCATATCCCAGGTATGTCCGTTTGTTCAGGGCGAACCTTTTTATCTTCAGACGACATTCAAACGACGGCTTGACGAATTGAGGAAAAGGGGCACGCAGAGCCTCAATCCCTATATTGATATGACCGAAGGACTGGATAAGGCCAAAACGGCGCTCATTGATATGGCCGATCAAATGGGGGTGGACCGGCTAACCGCGGAAACCGCCTTTCGCAAAGCCATTGAAATGCAGCAGCGCTGCTTTTCCGAAATGAAGGAGCTCGGCAAGGCCGCGCTTTCCGAGCTTGAAGCGGATCCGGAACGCGTTGGCGTGGTAATCTTTAGCCGTCCCTATAACGGCATGGTGGAAGAGGCGCACATGGGAATTCCGCACAAACTGGCCTCCCGCGGGGTGCAGGTTATCCCCATGGATTTTCTGCCCATCAAGGAGCAGCCGGTCAAGGATCACATGTACTGGGGCATGGGCCAGCTGATCCTAAAGGCGGCGCATTATGTAAAACGTCATGACCAGTTATTCGGCACCTATATCACCAATTTTTCCTGCGGCCCGGATTCATTTGTTATCGGCTATTTCAGAAGCATCATGGGACGAAAGCCCTCTTTAACCCTTGAATTAGACAGCCACACGGCGGATGCGGGCATTGAAACCCGCATTGAGGCGTTTCTGGATATCGTCGCCCAATACCGACAGCTGATCAGCAGAAAGCAGCTGCCCAAAAAAACAGAATCCTTCACCCCGGCGCAAACCTTTATGCAGAAGGGCACGCCAAAGGTAAAATCGTCGAGTGGGGAAGTGCTTCCCATGACGGATCCGCGCGTCACATTTCTGATTCCCTCTATGGGCCGGATATCGACCGAAGCCATTTCAGCCGTATTCCGGGAGGCAGGATATCATGTGGCCCCCCATCCCCCGTCAGATGAGGCGGTATTAAAGCTCGGCCGGGCCAATACCTCCTGCAAGGAATGCCTGCCGCTGATACTTACCACCGGCACCCTGCTCAATTACATCCACACGCAAAAGCATCCGGACGAGGTCCTTGTATATTTTATGCCATCGGCCTCCGGGCCTTGCCGATTCGGTCAGTACAACGTGTTCATGCGCGAGCTGATTGAGCGGCTTGGCATTCCGAACGTGGCGATATTTACGCTGACCTCGGATAACACCTATTTCGGCATGGGAAACGGCTTTAACTATTATAAGGCCTGGTGGGCGATTCTGATCTCTGATCTGATGGAGGATGTGCGCTCCATGATCCTGGCCAATGCCGGAGATAGGAGCGGGGCCATGGAAATTTTCAACGAGGAGTGGCGCTCCATTCTCAATTCTTTGGAAAAGGGCAATTTCGATGATTTAACCCGGCAGCTGGACCGGAGCATGACCCGTTTTTCGAGCATTGATTTAATCCGGCCCGCCGAAGAGGTGCCGGTGATCCTTTTAACCGGTGAGATCTTTGTCCGGCGGGATGCCCTGTCCAGGCAGTATCTGACCGAACGGCTGGCTGAGAACGGATTTGCCGTTATCTGTTCGCCGGTATCCGAGTGGATCCGGTATTCGGACTACATGATCAAAGTCGACGGCGAGTGGCATGCCATGTCTTTCTGGGACAAACTGCGGTTCTATCTGCGCGAGAAATTCATGGATCGATATGAAAAGCGCCTGCTGTCCGTGGTTTCCAAATCCGGCCTGCTCTCCGCCCGGCCATCCCATCTGGAAACCGTCATCGATAACGCCCAGCCCTTTATATCCAAAAAATTAGGGGGGGAGGCCATCCTGACGGTGGGCAGCGCCATCACCGAAATCGCCAGCGAGGTCTGCGGCGTCATTGCCATCGGGCCTTTCGGCTGCATGCCCAACCGGCTGTCCGAATCCATATTAAATGAGGTCATGCACCGGGATGTTAAAATTGAGGCGGCCGCAGGTAACGGCCGGATGCGCACTGTACTCTCGGACTTTGAGGACCTTCCGTTTCTGGCCATCGAAAGTGACGGCTCTCCGTTTCCGCAATTGATCAATGCCAAAATTGAGGCCTTCTGCCAGCAGGCGGAGCGTCTGCACCGGCGCATGATGGCTTCGTAA
- a CDS encoding biotin--[acetyl-CoA-carboxylase] ligase translates to MELWGSGSAAGNPARIARQHSLWQQDIHDFGPWTPVSMEPNQLAADTIWRSAKTHGDEKVIIWGPCDSALDVAWALSQGGYMEAWDSVVAVSQAAGRGQRHRNWTSPPGNLYAAWRWPGPDSLSTPGWEGLLSLLAGYLLAETLIAKGLSVWIKWPNDLLVKDRKVGGILLEQKHGQTMVGIGINIAGHPQAHVLREALAIPATSLYNEGLMTTPVSLWLEMVETGKRKFYQIVESLSPEEWTAALNRRLAWLGKRVRVCIGNQAPYEATIKGLAKDGGLELQAGSNTHKIYSGTLLPT, encoded by the coding sequence TTGGAATTATGGGGAAGTGGTTCGGCGGCCGGTAATCCGGCCCGGATCGCCCGTCAGCATTCCCTGTGGCAACAGGATATTCATGATTTCGGCCCGTGGACGCCGGTATCCATGGAGCCCAATCAGCTGGCAGCGGACACCATCTGGCGGTCCGCAAAAACCCATGGCGACGAAAAAGTCATTATCTGGGGACCGTGTGATTCGGCGCTGGATGTGGCCTGGGCGTTATCCCAGGGGGGATATATGGAGGCCTGGGATTCAGTGGTCGCCGTCTCCCAGGCTGCCGGAAGAGGGCAGCGGCATCGCAATTGGACATCACCGCCTGGCAATCTTTACGCGGCATGGCGCTGGCCCGGCCCGGACTCGCTATCAACTCCCGGATGGGAAGGGCTTTTGTCTCTTTTGGCCGGATACCTTCTGGCCGAGACCCTGATTGCGAAAGGGCTTTCGGTTTGGATCAAGTGGCCCAATGATCTGTTGGTCAAAGACCGAAAAGTCGGCGGCATCCTCCTTGAACAAAAACACGGGCAGACCATGGTTGGCATCGGAATTAATATTGCAGGCCATCCGCAAGCCCATGTTTTAAGAGAGGCCTTGGCCATTCCGGCCACCAGTCTATACAATGAAGGGCTGATGACAACCCCTGTTTCCTTATGGCTGGAAATGGTGGAAACCGGAAAAAGAAAATTTTATCAAATAGTTGAATCTCTTTCACCGGAGGAGTGGACGGCCGCTTTGAACCGCCGGCTGGCATGGCTTGGCAAGCGCGTGCGGGTATGTATCGGCAATCAAGCCCCCTATGAAGCCACCATTAAAGGGCTGGCCAAAGACGGCGGGCTTGAGCTGCAGGCCGGAAGCAATACCCATAAGATTTATTCGGGAACGCTTTTACCCACTTGA
- a CDS encoding pyruvate carboxylase codes for MCPKTFEDIRQEIEGKPILIANRGIPARRISRSISECLEAVAIMTATDVDKTSPSTLGAHELLLLGEDPNAYLDMDLIIRRAKERGAIGIHPGWGFIAENDNFPAKCEAAGITFIGPPAEPMKILGNKVSVRKVAQELGIPVVPGSETAVTIPEAGEVARQIGFPIMLKAEGGGGGRGIYEIYSEDQLESAFNKASVMAEASFGNPRLYVEKYLTSVRHIEIQVIADHYGHVFAFDERDCTVQRRHQKLVEITPSPWSKMTDGLRERLKSYAKKLISAVGYYSLATVEFLIDADANPYLIEVNTRLQVEHGITECRYGIDLVEEQVAIAFGAELRLSEADTIPFQHALQVRINCEDPQNGFAPNAGMITRYVSPGGQGVRLDSCLSEGYEFPSQYDSAASLLISYGNSWIKTVKLMQRALREYMIGGVKTTIPFHRQILKHPQFVAGEFDTRFIEQSPELMYYTDQEPEALRLSRLVAEISARGYNPFVGLGEYRGISDKRLGRVEVVTPRQKPVPESYRYPRGDRDAILDFVRDSDYIHFTDTTTRDITQSNSGNRFRLAEDRMIGPYLDGCGFFSLENGGGAHFHVAMLANMTYPFTEAKEWNQFAPHTLKQILIRSTNVLGYRPQSRAMMAKTGEMICEHYDVVRCFDFLNHIENMRPFAEIALNSSRNIFEPAISLSYTDGFTVDRYLTVTEDILRMVADIAGVDTRTVTRRIILGLKDMAGVCPPRFMRELVGALRKKYPDLILHYHRHYTDGLFVPAVGAAAAAGAHIVDTAIGASVRWYGQGEVLSTAAYIEDELGVKTHLNKDMIRECGFLLKQIMPYYDRYCSPYFQGIDYDVVEHGMPGGATSSSQEGAMKQGYIRLLPYMLRFLAGTRKIVRYHDVTPGSQITWNTAFLAVTGAYKRGGERHVQHILDVLETVFQVPEAELSDEILWDRLKLYQDSNDAFRDLLLGKYGKLPLGFPPEWVYQSAFGADYQWALENRTEASPLEFITDMDFDAEYESLRAHIGRMPTEEEFVLYLNHPGDAIKTIEFQKKYGDPNQIPLDVWFEGLERKQELQFTDSQGKPHKMQILDISAPRKSGVSVVRYLLDSEIFTCQIQVKTREADDSASLEMADPKNSYHVASPSNGDLWVMYVSAGDFVKAGEEIFNISIMKQEKTVTAPVDGVVKRVLKTANYKENKKMVPVTEGELLVELGPAPNICNTCHKPVAMEEFNYCPFCGAGAAN; via the coding sequence ATGTGCCCCAAAACATTTGAGGACATTCGGCAGGAAATTGAAGGCAAACCGATCCTGATCGCCAACCGGGGCATCCCGGCGCGCCGTATCAGCCGATCCATTTCGGAATGCCTGGAAGCAGTGGCCATTATGACGGCCACGGATGTGGACAAAACTTCGCCATCCACCTTAGGCGCGCATGAGCTGCTCCTGCTTGGAGAAGATCCCAATGCCTATCTGGATATGGATTTAATTATTAGAAGGGCCAAAGAGCGAGGAGCTATAGGCATCCATCCGGGCTGGGGGTTTATCGCGGAAAATGATAATTTCCCGGCCAAATGCGAAGCAGCCGGCATCACTTTTATCGGTCCGCCGGCTGAGCCCATGAAAATTTTGGGCAACAAGGTGTCCGTGCGCAAGGTTGCCCAGGAGTTGGGCATTCCGGTTGTTCCCGGCTCGGAAACCGCGGTCACCATCCCGGAGGCAGGGGAGGTGGCCCGTCAGATCGGTTTTCCGATTATGCTTAAAGCCGAAGGCGGCGGCGGCGGCCGGGGGATTTATGAGATTTACTCAGAGGACCAGCTTGAATCCGCTTTTAATAAAGCCTCGGTCATGGCTGAGGCCTCATTCGGCAACCCCCGCCTCTATGTGGAAAAATATTTGACCTCGGTCCGGCATATTGAAATCCAGGTGATCGCCGATCATTACGGCCATGTATTTGCCTTTGACGAGCGTGACTGCACGGTTCAGCGACGGCATCAGAAGCTCGTGGAGATCACGCCTTCGCCCTGGTCAAAAATGACGGACGGTTTAAGGGAGCGGCTGAAATCCTATGCCAAAAAGCTCATTTCCGCGGTGGGTTATTATTCTCTGGCAACAGTGGAATTTCTGATTGATGCAGACGCAAACCCCTATTTAATCGAGGTCAATACCCGGCTTCAGGTGGAGCATGGTATCACCGAATGCCGATACGGCATCGATCTGGTAGAAGAGCAGGTGGCCATCGCGTTCGGCGCAGAGCTCCGGCTCTCTGAGGCCGACACCATACCGTTTCAGCATGCCCTGCAAGTCCGCATTAACTGCGAGGATCCCCAGAACGGCTTTGCCCCGAATGCGGGCATGATTACCCGGTATGTCTCGCCCGGCGGGCAGGGCGTGCGCCTGGATTCCTGCTTATCCGAAGGTTATGAGTTTCCATCCCAGTATGATTCCGCCGCATCGCTGCTGATTTCCTACGGCAACTCATGGATCAAAACTGTCAAGCTCATGCAGAGGGCACTTCGTGAGTACATGATCGGCGGGGTAAAGACCACGATTCCGTTTCACCGCCAGATCTTAAAGCACCCGCAATTTGTGGCCGGCGAATTTGACACCCGCTTCATCGAGCAGAGCCCGGAGCTGATGTATTACACCGACCAGGAGCCTGAAGCCCTGCGCCTTTCCCGGCTGGTGGCGGAAATCTCCGCCCGCGGGTACAACCCTTTTGTGGGCTTAGGCGAATACCGGGGCATTTCGGATAAACGCCTCGGCCGGGTGGAGGTGGTGACCCCGCGGCAGAAACCGGTTCCGGAATCCTATCGCTACCCCCGCGGCGACCGGGATGCCATTCTGGACTTCGTTCGCGATTCCGATTATATTCACTTTACCGATACCACCACCCGGGATATCACTCAATCCAACAGCGGCAACCGGTTCCGCTTGGCCGAGGACCGGATGATCGGGCCGTATTTAGACGGCTGCGGCTTCTTTTCCCTGGAAAACGGGGGCGGGGCCCATTTCCATGTGGCCATGCTCGCCAATATGACTTATCCGTTCACCGAGGCCAAAGAATGGAATCAGTTCGCCCCCCATACCCTGAAGCAGATCCTTATCCGATCCACCAATGTTTTGGGGTACCGGCCGCAGTCCAGGGCCATGATGGCAAAGACCGGAGAGATGATCTGTGAGCACTATGATGTGGTGCGGTGTTTTGACTTTTTAAACCATATTGAAAACATGCGGCCGTTCGCGGAAATTGCGCTAAACTCCTCGCGCAACATTTTTGAGCCCGCCATATCCCTGTCCTACACGGACGGCTTTACCGTGGACCGGTATCTGACCGTAACTGAAGACATTCTGCGGATGGTTGCAGATATCGCCGGAGTGGATACCCGAACGGTCACCCGACGGATTATCCTGGGCCTAAAGGATATGGCAGGCGTCTGCCCGCCCCGGTTCATGCGCGAATTGGTGGGGGCTTTGCGTAAAAAATATCCGGATCTCATCCTGCATTATCACAGGCATTACACGGATGGGCTGTTTGTCCCGGCTGTGGGCGCGGCGGCCGCCGCCGGCGCGCATATCGTGGATACCGCCATAGGCGCCTCTGTCAGGTGGTACGGCCAGGGCGAGGTGCTCTCCACTGCCGCCTATATTGAGGATGAACTGGGTGTGAAAACCCATTTGAACAAGGATATGATCCGGGAATGCGGATTTCTCCTAAAGCAGATCATGCCGTACTACGATCGCTACTGCTCCCCGTACTTTCAGGGGATTGACTATGATGTGGTGGAGCACGGGATGCCGGGCGGGGCCACTTCATCTTCCCAGGAAGGGGCCATGAAACAGGGGTATATCAGACTTCTGCCCTATATGCTGCGCTTTCTGGCCGGGACCCGGAAAATTGTCCGGTATCACGACGTCACCCCCGGCTCTCAGATCACCTGGAACACCGCTTTCCTGGCGGTCACCGGCGCGTATAAGCGGGGCGGGGAGCGGCATGTGCAGCATATTCTGGATGTTCTGGAAACCGTGTTCCAGGTTCCGGAGGCGGAGCTCTCCGATGAGATCCTGTGGGACCGGTTAAAACTTTACCAGGACAGCAACGATGCTTTCCGGGATCTTTTGCTGGGCAAATACGGGAAACTCCCGCTGGGATTTCCGCCGGAATGGGTGTACCAGAGCGCGTTCGGCGCGGACTATCAATGGGCTTTGGAGAACCGGACCGAAGCCTCTCCGCTGGAGTTTATCACGGATATGGATTTTGATGCCGAATATGAGAGCCTGCGGGCGCATATCGGCCGGATGCCCACGGAAGAGGAGTTCGTCCTCTATCTCAACCATCCGGGAGATGCCATCAAAACCATTGAGTTTCAGAAAAAATACGGGGATCCCAATCAGATTCCTCTGGATGTTTGGTTTGAGGGGCTGGAGCGCAAGCAGGAGCTTCAGTTTACGGACAGTCAGGGCAAACCGCATAAAATGCAGATTCTCGATATTTCCGCGCCTCGAAAAAGCGGGGTAAGTGTTGTTCGGTATCTTTTGGACTCTGAAATATTTACCTGTCAGATCCAGGTGAAGACCCGGGAAGCAGATGATTCAGCGTCGCTCGAGATGGCTGACCCCAAGAATTCCTATCATGTGGCCTCACCCAGTAACGGGGATCTTTGGGTCATGTATGTCAGCGCCGGAGATTTTGTGAAAGCCGGTGAGGAAATATTTAATATTTCGATTATGAAACAGGAAAAAACGGTGACAGCCCCTGTGGACGGGGTGGTGAAGCGGGTGCTGAAAACCGCAAACTACAAAGAGAATAAAAAAATGGTGCCGGTCACCGAAGGTGAACTCCTGGTTGAGCTGGGTCCGGCGCCCAATATCTGCAATACCTGCCATAAACCCGTGGCAATGGAAGAATTTAATTATTGTCCGTTCTGCGGGGCCGGAGCGGCCAATTAA
- a CDS encoding ACP S-malonyltransferase: MEKFFQSNAFDFEAIRKAARFSRNAFSEKAPCRLTLVFDPKTDIPAVKESIWYHLDNTHAAHWNEKQIYFAETEKCGKLGWVFPGQGSQYLKMGADLVNWMPESGEILEQADMAFGQQDKLSRMIFPGPAEDKAERNLQENRLRQTDAAQPAIGAVSLVMCSALGRFSVFPNATCGHSYGELTALHAARRISREDFFKLSVARGRFMAEAGEQAGDPGAMMAVKAPIDEIPELIAEHGLDIVLANRNSPDQGVVSGPTADIEKMAEVFKARHIRAIKLPVAAAFHSRLVESAAHPFQDTLEPISFLNSSIPVYSNTTGRPYPADGASAKALLGRHLMNPVHFIDDIEAMYAEGVDTFIEVGPKAVLTGLVRSVLKGRDHTAIALDASSGRKSGVRDLAATLAQLAAFGHFVDLTAWDG, translated from the coding sequence TTGGAAAAATTTTTTCAATCAAATGCCTTTGATTTCGAAGCCATTCGAAAAGCTGCGCGGTTTTCCCGGAATGCGTTTTCCGAAAAAGCCCCTTGCCGTTTGACCCTGGTGTTTGACCCGAAAACCGATATTCCGGCAGTAAAGGAAAGCATCTGGTATCATCTGGATAACACGCATGCGGCCCATTGGAACGAGAAACAGATTTATTTTGCTGAAACCGAAAAATGCGGAAAGCTCGGGTGGGTCTTTCCCGGTCAGGGCAGTCAGTACCTGAAAATGGGGGCGGACCTGGTCAACTGGATGCCCGAATCCGGTGAGATCCTGGAGCAGGCGGACATGGCGTTTGGCCAACAAGATAAATTATCCCGAATGATTTTTCCCGGGCCTGCTGAGGACAAGGCGGAGAGAAACCTTCAGGAAAACCGGCTGCGACAGACAGACGCGGCCCAGCCTGCGATCGGCGCGGTCAGCCTGGTCATGTGTTCCGCCTTGGGCCGGTTTTCCGTGTTTCCGAATGCTACCTGCGGACACAGCTACGGGGAATTGACGGCTCTTCATGCGGCCAGGCGTATTAGCCGCGAAGATTTTTTCAAGCTTTCGGTGGCCCGGGGCAGATTCATGGCTGAGGCGGGCGAGCAGGCCGGCGATCCCGGCGCGATGATGGCGGTTAAAGCCCCGATTGATGAAATTCCTGAACTGATTGCCGAACATGGTTTGGATATTGTTCTGGCTAACCGGAACAGCCCGGACCAGGGGGTTGTTTCCGGGCCTACCGCGGATATCGAAAAAATGGCCGAAGTTTTTAAGGCCCGGCATATCCGCGCCATCAAGCTGCCGGTGGCCGCTGCATTTCACAGCCGCCTGGTGGAATCCGCCGCCCATCCCTTTCAAGACACGCTTGAGCCCATTTCCTTTTTGAATTCGTCCATCCCGGTTTATTCAAACACCACCGGCCGGCCCTACCCGGCGGACGGGGCATCCGCCAAAGCGCTTCTGGGCCGGCATTTGATGAATCCGGTTCATTTTATCGATGATATCGAGGCCATGTATGCCGAGGGGGTGGATACCTTTATCGAGGTCGGCCCGAAAGCCGTGCTCACCGGTCTGGTCCGGTCCGTTTTAAAGGGCCGCGATCATACGGCCATCGCGCTTGACGCCTCTTCCGGGAGAAAATCCGGGGTCAGGGATCTCGCCGCGACCCTGGCCCAATTGGCGGCCTTCGGTCATTTTGTGGATTTGACCGCCTGGGATGGCTAA